In Meleagris gallopavo isolate NT-WF06-2002-E0010 breed Aviagen turkey brand Nicholas breeding stock chromosome 5, Turkey_5.1, whole genome shotgun sequence, a single window of DNA contains:
- the CHST1 gene encoding carbohydrate sulfotransferase 1 gives MQCSWKAVLLLALASIAIQYTAIRTFTAKSFHSCPITVNCSLSQDADAAERLCDESPTFAYNLSTRKTHVLILATTRSGSSFVGQLFNQHFDVFYLFEPLYHVQYTLIPKLTQSKSTTDRRVMLGASRDLLRSLYDCDLYFLENYIKPQPINHTTDRLFRRGASKALCSPPVCEALGAVDLHLEEGDCVKKCGTLNLTLATESCREHGHVAIKTVRVPEVSDLRALVEDPRLNLKVIQLVRDPRGILASRSETFRDTYRLWRIWDGTGRKPYNLDVTQLTTVCEDFWNSVSTGLNRPPWLKGKYMLVRYEDLARNPMKKTEEIYDFLGIPMDGNVERWIQNNTRGDRSSSKHKYGTVRNSAATAEKWRFRLSYEIVAFTQRACQQVLAQLGYRAARSEEELKNLSISLVEERDFLPFS, from the coding sequence ATGCAATGTTCCTGGAAGGCTGTCCTCCTACTAGCCTTGGCATCCATTGCGATCCAGTACACAGCAATCCGCACCTTCACCGCCAAATCCTTCCACAGCTGCCCCATCACCGTGAACTGCAGCCTGAGCCAGGATGCTGACGCGGCCGAGCGGCTGTGTGATGAGAGCCCCACTTTTGCCTACAACCTCTCCACCAGGAAGACGCATGTCCTCATCCTCGCCACCACCCGCAGCGGCTCCTCGTTCGTGGGACAGCTCTTTAACCAGCATTTCGACGTCTTCTATTTATTCGAGCCCCTCTACCACGTGCAGTACACACTGATCCCGAAGCTGACACAGAGCAAGAGCACGACAGACCGGCGGGTGATGCTGGGGGCCAGCCGTGACCTGCTGCGCAGCCTGTATGACTGCGACCTCTACTTCCTGGAGAACTACATCAAGCCCCAGCCCATCAATCACACCACCGACCGCCTCTTCCGCAGGGGAGCCAGCAAGGCCTTGTGCTCGCCGCCAGTCTGCGAGGCCCTGGGCGCCGTCGATCTCCACCTGGAAGAAGGGGACTGTGTGAAGAAGTGCGGCACCCTCAACCTGACGCTGGCCACCGAGTCCTGCAGGGAGCACGGGCACGTGGCCATCAAAACCGTGCGGGTGCCCGAGGTAAGTGACCTGAGGGCGCTGGTGGAGGACCCGCGGCTGAACCTGAAGGTGATCCAGCTGGTGAGGGACCCGCGGGGCATCCTGGCGTCCCGCAGCGAGACCTTCCGGGACACCTACCGGCTCTGGAGGATCTGGGATGGCACCGGCAGGAAGCCCTACAACCTGGACGTCACCCAGCTCACCACAGTGTGCGAGGACTTCTGGAACTCCGTTTCCACCGGCCTCAACCGGCCGCCGTGGCTCAAGGGCAAGTACATGCTGGTGCGGTACGAAGACCTGGCCCGGAACCCCATGAAAAAGACCGAGGAGATCTACGATTTCCTGGGCATCCCCATGGACGGCAACGTCGAGCGCTGGATACAGAACAACACGCGAGGGGACCGCTCCTCATCCAAGCACAAGTATGGGACGGTGCGCAACTCGGCGGCGACGGCGGAGAAGTGGCGCTTCCGTCTGTCCTACGAGATCGTGGCGTTCACCCAGCGCGCCTgccagcaggtgctggcacagctcgGCTACCGGGCCGCCCGCTCCGAGGAGGAGCTGAAGAACCTCTCCATCAGCCTGGTAGAGGAAAGAGACTTCCTGCCCTTTTCCTAA